The Kluyveromyces marxianus DMKU3-1042 DNA, complete genome, chromosome 6 genome window below encodes:
- the REG1 gene encoding protein phosphatase regulator REG1, with the protein MPGNLASYFAQGNSNQNQQRATLSRSSSHDGFESSGINKQVPSYDDMGPSISMAVHADSDDHFKNSTFNLKRTRSMGLLDPYIDDTQKLLSESGGSLNLDSFSNTNIDDKSLNSSYSSSDSNVGNSRSIATVIQKEDKDNNEDNIGKLNTTTINDNDLHMYNSSLSPPNTGYRQDDVEINNDGNDYNVDYSDSDSREMEDSNSPPDPGTDDFLMHHDDNDLMYEPNRHVDYLSHKWNENEISQSWRYIILKKKKKDTDLINTARLENASWRTWAKARNNLKTVNPESLNWSKDSDVTWLYGPIVVDKQNTPSTASKDNESSNAKTDHSRAATIGYGSDDENSKRMVHSSRSPGPKPILKKRTVSEIIEENSKWRLDVARQHRKQIGNIHMLLDVPAHAVHDDYNAIAAKVNAQYYKGINKQATDSVDSASPAAMNNNYSSSDTDSGPTNRSTVEPLSTDIEAPQLSSILTSSMKQKEKRERHIHFNDRVEQCMAVNAIPADGIQNADDDMMSDIESHSDGMNQDRDYNRQYSDMEDGSRSSDPASTEDYADDEGDTVDNDSSEDDEEGGLFISANARKGRSNSLHSEGSDVENSLRSLSLSKYSNPIIKPLPATTLNYGSDDEYYDDEENDSYYGNAVSHNVNTSRGFDYMYDYNSVYTGDTSSFVTENACDIRDVPDGIGLDTPMDDVNDRYMDIDEDTRRNMFGHTRNQQDESQGTDSSDNEFIENSAAGKNDEDEDYSYSGSGSDSDSAIEGEGEGDMIDENDRKSSLQDMPLLRRTPSLGKSRSNSLHDFIGASNSAPPVLNQTHSFITGNSMPISTPVARRPLKGPSSGSFIFGSDSDSE; encoded by the coding sequence ATGCCAGGAAATTTAGCAAGCTATTTTGCCCAAGGTAATTCAAACCAGAATCAGCAACGAGCTACTTTGAGCAGGAGCTCTTCTCATGATGGTTTCGAATCAAGCGGTATAAATAAGCAAGTCCCAAGCTATGATGATATGGGTCCTTCTATTTCCATGGCTGTCCATGCAGACAGTGATGATCATTTCAAGAATTCTACATTtaacttgaaaagaacaaggtcAATGGGGTTGTTAGATCCTTATATTGACGACACACAAAAGCTTCTGTCAGAATCAGGAGGATCTCTCAATCTGGATAGTTTCTCCAATACAAATATTGATGACAAAAGTTTGAATTCTAGTTATAGCAGCAGCGACAGTAATGTTGGAAACTCTAGAAGTATAGCTACTGTGATACAAAAAGAGGACAAAgataataatgaagataATATTGGTAAGCTAAACACTACTACCATTAATGACAATGATCTCCATATGTACAACTCGTCATTGTCACCGCCAAATACTGGTTACCGTCAAGATGACGTTGAAATAAATAACGATGGCAATGATTACAACGTGGATTACTCTGATTCCGATTCTAGGGAAATGGAAGATTCCAATTCACCCCCAGATCCAGGTACAGATGACTTCCTAATGCACcatgatgataatgatttaATGTATGAACCCAACAGGCATGTGGATTATTTATCTCACAAATggaatgaaaatgagaTTTCTCAATCGTGGCGTTATAtcattttgaaaaagaagaaaaaggataCTGATCTTATCAATACAGCTAGATTAGAGAACGCATCCTGGAGAACATGGGCAAAAGCAAGAAATAACCTCAAAACTGTTAATCCGGAGTCACTAAACTGGTCCAAAGATTCTGACGTAACATGGTTATACGGGCctattgttgttgacaAGCAAAACACTCCGTCGACTGCATCTAAAGACAATGAATCTTCGAACGCCAAAACCGATCACAGCAGGGCTGCCACAATTGGATATGGATCGGATGACGAAAATTCTAAAAGAATGGTTCATAGCTCTAGAAGCCCTGGCCCAAAAccaattttgaaaaaacgAACAGTAAGTGAaatcattgaagaaaactCCAAATGGAGGTTAGATGTTGCTAGGCAGCATAGAAAACAGATTGGAAATATACATATGCTATTAGATGTACCCGCGCATGCTGTTCACGATGACTACAATGCTATTGCTGCAAAAGTGAATGCACAGTATTATAAGGGCATTAATAAACAAGCAACGGATTCTGTTGATTCCGCATCACCAGCGGCAATGAATAACAACTATTCGTCATCGGATACTGATTCTGGGCCCACCAATAGATCTACTGTTGAGCCGTTATCTACAGACATAGAAGCTCCTCAGCTATCATCTATTCTTACGTCTTCaatgaaacaaaaggaaaagagagagaggcATATTCATTTTAACGATCGTGTCGAACAGTGTATGGCTGTCAATGCCATTCCTGCCGATGGCATCCAAAATGCAGATGATGACATGATGTCAGATATCGAATCTCATTCAGATGGCATGAATCAAGACAGAGATTATAACCGTCAATATTCTGATATGGAAGACGGAAGTAGGAGTTCAGATCCTGCTAGTACGGAAGATTACGCGGATGATGAAGGGGATACAGTTGATAATGACAGttcagaagatgatgaagaaggaggACTTTTCATCAGTGCAAATGCTAGAAAAGGTCGCTCTAACTCTCTGCATAGTGAAGGATCTGACGTGGAGAATTCATTAAGGTCTTTATCGTTATCGAAATACTCTAATCCAATTATCAAGCCACTACCTGCAACTACCCTCAATTACGGTTCAGATGACGAATactatgatgatgaagaaaacgaCTCATACTACGGTAACGCAGTTTCTCACAATGTGAACACTAGTAGAGGATTTGATTACATGTACGATTACAATTCTGTTTATACCGGCGATACCTCCAGTTTTGTTACCGAGAATGCATGTGATATTCGTGACGTTCCGGATGGAATTGGTCTAGATACTCCAATGGATGATGTAAATGATCGCTATATggatattgatgaagatacTAGAAGAAATATGTTCGGACATACCCGAAATCAACAAGATGAGTCGCAAGGAACAGATAGTTCCGATAATgaatttattgaaaattCAGCCGCTGGGAAGAACGATGAGGACGAAGACTATAGTTATAGCGGTAGTGGTAGTGATTCAGATAGTGCTATCGAAGGTGAAGGTGAAGGTGATATGATTGACGAAAATGACCGAAAAAGCAGTCTGCAAGATATGCCGCTGTTAAGACGCACTCCCTCTCTTGGAAAGTCACGATCGAATTCTCTTCACGATTTTATCGGAGCTTCAAATTCTGCGCCACCAGTGTTGAATCAAACTCATAGTTTCATTACCGGTAATTCAATGCCTATAAGTACGCCAGTGGCAAGGAGACCCTTGAAAGGGCCTTCATCAGGAAGTTTCATCTTTGgttctgattctgattctgagTAG